Proteins encoded together in one Sander lucioperca isolate FBNREF2018 chromosome 17, SLUC_FBN_1.2, whole genome shotgun sequence window:
- the LOC116060408 gene encoding tripartite motif-containing protein 16-like: MHLFAVRKVKLSSHSLLSRGEMAQQRNQAPEEKFCCSICLDLLKDPVTIPCGHNYCMNCIKTSWDEEDQRGTYSCPLCRETFSSRPVLVKNTMLAELVEELKKTGHQAAPADHCYAEPGDVACDVCIGRKLKAFKSCLDCRASYCEQHLQPHYQSPTFKKHKLVEASVNLQESICSHHDEVMKIFCRTDQECICYLCLMDEHKGHDTISAAAERTKKQKELGESRQNIQQKIQEREKDVKLLQKEMETINRAADKTVGDSEKIFTELICVIEKRSSEVKEQIRSQQKTEVSRVKELQEKLDQEIAELKRKNVELEELSRSEDPTQFLQSYCSLSKRTGSTNSPIPKHNRLWYFEDVMEAVTAASDKMQEILSEKLPLAEPTTRAEFLQYSCQITMDPNTAGTSLDLSEGNRKITYVKNKPYPEHADRFLQATQVLSEDGLTGRCYWEVEMSRRPASVAVAYKSIGRSGDLHARLFGFNKKSWALRCDNSYIFRHDNCSLRISGPNSSRIGVYLDHSAGILAFFSVSETMTLLHRVQTTFTEPLYAGVWLLGFCGDTAEFCKPR; this comes from the coding sequence ATGCATTTATTTGCTGTGAGGAAAGTGAAACTGTCGAGTCATTCCCTGTTGTCGAGAGGTGAAATGGCGCAGCAAAGGAATCAAGCACCAGAGGAGAAATTCTGCTGTTCGatctgtctggatctactgaaggatccgGTGACTATTCCCTGTGGACACAActactgcatgaactgtattaaaaCCTCCTGGGATGAAGAAGATCAGAGAGGAACCTACAGCTGTCCTCTGTGCCGAGAGACTTTCTCCTCGAGGCCTGTCCTGGTGAAAAACACCATGTTGGCAGAGTTAGTGGAGGAACTGAAGAAGACTGGACACCAAGCTGCTCCAGCTGATCACTGCTATGCAGAACCTGGagatgtggcctgtgatgtctGCATTGGGAGGAAGCTGAAAGCCTTCAAGTCCTGTCTGGATTGTCGGGCCTCTTACTGTGAACAACACCTTCAGCCTCACTACCAATCTCCtacttttaaaaaacacaaacttgTCGAAGCCTCTGTTAATCTTCAGGAGAGCATCTGCTCCCATCACGATGAGGTGATGAAGATTTTCTGCCGAACTGATCAGGAGTGTATCTGTTATCTCTGTTTAATGGATGAACATAAAGGCCACGACACCatctcagctgcagcagaaaggACCAAGAAGCAAAAGGAGCTCGGTGAAAGTCGGCAAAACATCCAGCAGAAAATCCAGGAACGTGAaaaagatgtgaagctgcttcagAAAGAGATGGAAACTATCAATCGCGCTGCAGATAAAACAGTGGGGGACAGTGAGAAGATCTTTACGGAGTTGATCTGTGTCATTGAGAAAAGAAGCTCTGAGGTGAAGGAGCAGATCAGATCCCAACAGAAAACTgaagtgagtcgagtcaaagagcttcaggagaagctggacCAGGAGATTGCTGAACTAAAAAGGAAAAACGTCGAGCTGGAGGAGCTCTCACGCTCAGAGGATCCCACCCAGTTTCTTCAAAGTTACTGCTCACTGTCAAAACGTACTGGATCTACAAACTCACCAATACCAAAACACAACCGTTTGTGGTACTTTGAGGATGTGATGGAAGCTGTGACAGCAGCAAGTGATAAAATGCAAGAAATTCTTTCTGAGAAACTGCCTTTAGCAGAGCCTACGACCAGAGCTGAGTTCTTACAATATTCATGTCAAATCACAATGGATCCAAACACAGCAGGCACATCTCTGGATTTATCAGAGGGGAACAGAAAAATAACatatgtaaaaaataaaccatATCCTGAACATGCAGACAGATTCCTTCAGGCAACTCAGGTCCTGAGTGAAGACGGACTGACTGGACGgtgttactgggaggtggagaTGAGCAGAAGACCTGCTTCAGTAGCAGTCGCTTACAAGAGTATTGGCAGATCAGGTGACCTTCATGCACGTTTATTTGGATTCAATAAGAAGTCTTGGGCATTACGTTGTGACAATAGTTACATCTTTAGACATGACAACTGCTCACTCAGAATCTCAGGCCCCAACTCCTCCAGAAtaggagtgtacctggatcacagCGCAGGTATTCTGGCCTTCTTCAGCGTCTCTGAAACtatgactctcctccacagagtccagaccacattcactgAGCCGCTCTATGCTGGAGTTTGGCTTTTGGGCTTTTGTGGAGATACTGCTGAGTTTTGTAAACCAAGGTAA